The Akkermansia muciniphila genome contains a region encoding:
- a CDS encoding glycosyltransferase: MKKVAFFVNSLSGGGAEKILQTLLNRWNGDQWEVVVYSIKKEDIPSGYPRNVSVRFLFDALREEDGPWSRLRVKVRNGLKLLVYRHFPPSVFYRLFIRGTYDVEVAFIEGYATRIAGGSRHAGSRKLAWVHIDLGANHWTLPAYRNAEEEKAVYRCFDTVACVSRNVRESLLELVGPLQDARVVYNPVDVPRIRDKAVESVPERPDGTVLFCASGRLVPQKGFDRLVTACRYLAREGFSFHLWILGEGPEREMLETMIAEGNLQDRITLLGHRENPYPYVKAADWLVCSSRSEGYSTVISESLILGTPVAATLCAGVREQLGDGEFGLVAENHVLGLYRALEDILTGKADHRDYRGRALRGGSRFDLDKQMNAVKLLFEETR; encoded by the coding sequence ATGAAGAAAGTAGCGTTTTTTGTCAACAGCCTGTCCGGCGGAGGGGCGGAAAAGATTCTGCAAACCCTGCTGAACCGCTGGAACGGGGACCAGTGGGAGGTGGTCGTTTATTCCATTAAGAAGGAGGACATTCCGTCGGGCTACCCCCGGAATGTCTCCGTCCGGTTTTTATTTGATGCCCTCCGGGAGGAGGACGGCCCGTGGAGCCGCCTGCGGGTCAAGGTCAGGAACGGGCTGAAATTGCTGGTTTACAGGCATTTCCCCCCCTCCGTCTTCTACCGCCTGTTCATCCGCGGAACTTATGATGTGGAAGTCGCCTTCATTGAAGGCTACGCCACGCGGATAGCCGGCGGCTCCCGCCATGCCGGAAGCCGTAAGCTGGCCTGGGTTCACATTGACCTGGGCGCCAACCACTGGACGCTTCCCGCCTACCGGAACGCTGAAGAGGAAAAAGCCGTCTACCGCTGTTTTGACACGGTGGCCTGCGTCTCCCGGAATGTCCGGGAATCCCTGCTGGAGCTGGTGGGGCCTTTGCAGGATGCGCGGGTGGTTTACAACCCCGTGGATGTTCCGCGCATCAGGGATAAAGCCGTGGAATCCGTTCCGGAACGTCCGGACGGGACGGTGCTTTTCTGCGCCTCTGGGCGGCTTGTTCCGCAGAAGGGTTTTGACCGGCTGGTGACGGCCTGCCGCTACCTGGCGCGGGAGGGCTTCTCCTTCCATCTCTGGATTCTGGGAGAGGGCCCGGAGAGGGAAATGCTGGAAACCATGATCGCGGAGGGGAATTTGCAGGACAGGATCACGCTGCTGGGACACCGGGAAAACCCGTATCCCTACGTGAAGGCGGCGGACTGGCTGGTCTGCTCCTCCCGGAGCGAGGGGTATTCCACCGTGATTTCCGAGAGCCTGATCCTCGGCACGCCCGTGGCGGCCACGCTGTGCGCCGGAGTCCGGGAACAACTGGGAGACGGGGAATTCGGCCTGGTTGCGGAGAACCATGTGCTGGGGCTTTACCGTGCCCTGGAAGATATTCTGACGGGAAAGGCTGACCACCGGGACTACCGCGGGCGGGCGCTCCGCGGGGGAAGCCGGTTTGACCTGGATAAACAGATGAATGCCGTGAAACTGCTTTTTGAAGAAACGCGTTGA
- a CDS encoding glycosyltransferase family 2 protein, producing the protein MPSVSVIIPVFNAARFLEKCVGSVLGQTFTDFDVCLVDDGSTDGSGPLCDRLASGDRRVRVIHLDRNMGVSAARNRGMRETDGRWLCFIDGDDWVTSTYLQELVSAVEDGACDLVVEGLRSVRDGKKDEVTVPQPVELDARPGEEEAWVRLFRSFLLFGPVVKLYRRTLLARHSIRFPEDVSYGEDLMFNMAYLKYIRRLRTVDKAGYFYRRAEEGTLSTRFVPEKFIWIVRQFRLERKYFHTRRLEGEKVERYLAFRWWGLVYNSLFEIYRFREHYGLMGRMRAVRSIVGTPENNLLRAYPDVFHCPKWMSVCLFNRWPFSLFLLMEGALGRKK; encoded by the coding sequence ATGCCCTCCGTATCCGTTATTATTCCCGTATTCAACGCCGCGCGTTTTCTTGAAAAATGCGTGGGCTCCGTGCTGGGACAGACCTTCACGGATTTTGACGTCTGCCTGGTGGATGACGGTTCCACGGACGGGAGCGGTCCGCTGTGCGACAGGCTGGCTTCCGGGGACAGGCGCGTCCGGGTCATCCATCTGGACAGGAACATGGGAGTCTCCGCCGCCAGAAACCGCGGCATGAGGGAAACGGACGGGCGCTGGCTGTGCTTCATTGACGGGGATGACTGGGTGACGTCCACCTACCTTCAGGAACTGGTCTCCGCCGTGGAGGACGGGGCCTGCGACCTGGTGGTGGAGGGGCTGCGCTCCGTCCGCGACGGGAAGAAGGATGAAGTGACGGTGCCGCAGCCCGTGGAACTGGATGCCAGGCCCGGAGAGGAGGAAGCCTGGGTACGGCTGTTCCGCTCCTTCCTGCTTTTTGGCCCGGTGGTGAAGCTGTACAGGCGCACCCTGCTGGCTCGGCACTCCATCCGTTTTCCGGAAGACGTCTCCTACGGGGAAGACCTGATGTTCAACATGGCGTACCTGAAATACATCAGGCGTTTGAGAACGGTGGACAAGGCCGGTTACTTTTACCGCAGGGCGGAGGAAGGAACCCTGTCCACACGGTTTGTCCCGGAAAAATTCATCTGGATTGTCCGGCAGTTCCGCTTGGAACGGAAGTATTTCCACACCCGGAGGCTGGAGGGGGAGAAGGTGGAGAGGTACCTGGCGTTCCGCTGGTGGGGGCTGGTGTACAACTCCCTGTTTGAAATATACCGTTTCCGGGAGCACTACGGCCTCATGGGGCGCATGCGGGCGGTGCGGTCCATTGTAGGAACGCCGGAAAACAACCTGTTGCGCGCTTATCCCGATGTGTTCCATTGCCCTAAATGGATGAGCGTTTGTTTGTTCAACCGCTGGCCCTTCAGCCTGTTCCTGCTGATGGAAGGGGCCCTGGGCCGGAAAAAATAG
- a CDS encoding polysaccharide pyruvyl transferase family protein, whose product MHKILLYPHGGSGNHGCEAIVRSTMLLLRPEEGVLFSSACGEDRRYGLDRTVRVLPEQRPIRRCSAGYAAAWMRRHVMGVRDAFDRLAFRGIAEEGRDASLALCGGGDNYCYGEPVHIYLQNDLLRRAGAPAVLWGCSLEREDMKGAMLEDLKAFDLIVARESLTCDALRECGCSRTVLYPDPAFALPVGEAAFPEGWKEGGMVGVNVSPLVIGHEGRAGAVMENYARLMEYVLDATDMNVALIPHVVWPGNDDRKPLEELYGRFRHTGRVVMVGDAPCEELKGYIARCRFLVAARTHASIAAYSTGVPALVVGYSVKARGIARDLFGTEDCHVLPVQALDAPDELCKAFVRMMEREDEMKSAYAEKLPAYRERLNRLPQELAALLKRP is encoded by the coding sequence ATGCATAAGATTCTTTTATATCCCCATGGAGGAAGCGGCAACCACGGCTGCGAGGCGATCGTCAGGTCCACGATGCTGCTGCTCCGGCCTGAAGAGGGCGTTTTGTTTTCCTCCGCGTGCGGGGAAGACAGGCGCTACGGCCTGGACCGGACGGTGCGCGTGCTGCCGGAACAGAGGCCCATCCGGAGATGTTCCGCCGGATATGCGGCGGCGTGGATGCGGCGGCATGTGATGGGCGTGCGGGATGCCTTTGACCGGCTTGCCTTCCGCGGCATTGCGGAAGAGGGGCGGGACGCCTCCCTGGCCCTGTGCGGCGGAGGGGACAATTACTGTTACGGGGAGCCCGTGCATATCTATTTGCAGAATGACCTGCTGCGCCGTGCCGGGGCGCCTGCCGTCCTGTGGGGGTGCTCCCTGGAACGGGAGGACATGAAGGGGGCCATGCTGGAGGACCTCAAGGCTTTTGACCTGATTGTGGCGCGGGAATCTCTCACTTGTGACGCCCTGCGGGAATGCGGGTGCTCCCGCACGGTGCTGTATCCGGACCCTGCGTTCGCCCTGCCCGTAGGGGAGGCTGCCTTTCCGGAAGGATGGAAGGAGGGGGGCATGGTTGGCGTCAACGTCAGTCCCCTGGTCATCGGCCATGAGGGGAGGGCCGGAGCCGTGATGGAAAATTACGCGCGGCTCATGGAATACGTGCTGGACGCTACGGATATGAACGTGGCCCTGATTCCCCATGTGGTGTGGCCCGGCAATGATGACCGGAAACCGCTGGAGGAACTGTACGGCCGTTTCCGGCATACGGGCCGCGTCGTGATGGTCGGGGATGCTCCCTGCGAGGAATTGAAGGGATACATTGCCCGGTGCCGTTTTCTGGTGGCCGCGCGCACGCACGCCTCCATTGCCGCGTATTCCACGGGCGTTCCGGCGCTGGTGGTGGGCTATTCCGTGAAGGCCCGGGGGATTGCCCGTGATTTGTTCGGAACGGAAGACTGCCATGTGCTGCCCGTGCAGGCGCTGGACGCCCCGGATGAACTGTGTAAGGCATTTGTCCGGATGATGGAACGTGAGGATGAGATGAAATCCGCGTATGCGGAGAAGCTTCCCGCGTACCGGGAACGCCTGAACCGTCTGCCGCAGGAATTGGCAGCCCTGTTGAAACGGCCATGA
- a CDS encoding glycoside hydrolase family 88 protein, whose amino-acid sequence MTFYVSIASVLLLLALAVVCVDAWRFMGTLAGRVRIGRWQDRRAWQEALARTALSWTRRMPAVPRKDQGRRILWEMVRGTYADTAIQGWQAAGLFLGLNAYAADRGDKALKETLCRRLEEHELVKNYLEAPDPERWEVDRLLLDYAVLEAGCRGAEQVAEASAALLESLRTEAGTLAYRRRQPGMRYVDTIGLACPLAAACAARTGNEEYWNLAVRQVEEYDVALLPDSSFPAHGFEMERGYPLGLYDWSRGIGWYALGLCELYRLMTLHGRPEAEGMARRILSLAEELLPLQKKNGGFGWMAARPESVFESSGTALLGLLLLTAFRISGEERFLEAAFRAEKALMGVTRRNGVLDMCQGDTKGIGMYSDVWNLMPFAQGMALRLGVELNREERGA is encoded by the coding sequence ATGACTTTTTATGTTTCCATAGCATCTGTCCTGCTCCTGCTGGCCCTGGCTGTGGTCTGCGTGGATGCCTGGCGCTTCATGGGAACGCTGGCGGGCCGCGTGCGCATCGGGCGCTGGCAGGACCGGCGCGCGTGGCAGGAGGCCCTTGCCCGGACGGCCTTGTCATGGACGCGGCGCATGCCCGCCGTGCCCAGGAAGGACCAGGGCAGGCGCATCCTGTGGGAAATGGTGCGCGGAACGTATGCGGATACCGCCATCCAGGGATGGCAGGCGGCAGGACTTTTCCTGGGCCTGAATGCCTATGCCGCGGACAGGGGGGATAAGGCGTTGAAAGAAACGCTGTGCCGCAGGCTGGAAGAACATGAACTGGTGAAAAATTATCTGGAGGCCCCGGATCCGGAACGGTGGGAAGTAGACCGCCTGCTGCTGGATTACGCCGTTCTGGAAGCCGGCTGCCGCGGGGCGGAGCAGGTGGCGGAGGCTTCCGCCGCGCTGCTGGAATCCCTCCGGACGGAGGCGGGAACCCTGGCCTACAGGCGCAGGCAGCCCGGCATGCGTTACGTGGATACCATCGGCCTGGCGTGTCCGCTGGCCGCCGCCTGCGCGGCGCGTACGGGGAATGAGGAATACTGGAACCTGGCGGTGAGGCAGGTGGAGGAATATGATGTGGCCCTGCTGCCGGATTCCTCCTTCCCGGCCCACGGGTTTGAGATGGAGCGCGGCTACCCGCTGGGGCTGTATGACTGGTCCCGCGGCATCGGATGGTATGCGCTGGGCCTGTGTGAGCTGTACCGCCTGATGACCCTGCACGGCAGGCCGGAGGCGGAAGGAATGGCGCGGCGCATTCTGTCCCTGGCGGAAGAACTGCTTCCCCTGCAGAAAAAGAACGGCGGCTTCGGCTGGATGGCCGCCAGGCCGGAATCCGTCTTTGAATCCTCCGGAACGGCCCTGCTGGGCCTGCTGCTGCTGACGGCCTTCCGCATCTCCGGGGAAGAGCGTTTTCTGGAAGCCGCATTCCGTGCGGAAAAAGCGCTGATGGGGGTGACGCGCCGCAACGGGGTGCTGGACATGTGCCAGGGGGACACCAAGGGAATAGGCATGTATTCCGACGTGTGGAATCTGATGCCCTTTGCCCAGGGAATGGCCTTGCGGCTGGGCGTGGAACTGAACCGGGAGGAACGCGGGGCATGA
- a CDS encoding glycosyltransferase, with product MKRIFIAIQYMELGGAERALLGLLDALDASRFQVDLFVYRHSGELMPLIPSKVNLLPELPAYRAISRPLKDILLEGKLGIAGARLWAKWRSARFGKRLDGPENYAVFDDAAAAVSPFLPSLKKLGVYDLAISFLTPHRIVRDKVRARRKIAWIHTDYSSIGINVERELPVWRAYDHIISISPQAGRGFLSRFPELEGRLVQMENIVSPEAVREQAALEDVSGVMGGSPCLCTVGRFSHAKGMDRAVRLAARLVGLGMERLRWHLIGYGDEASLRREIRDCGMEEHVIILGKKANPYPYMAACDLYVQPSRYEGKAVAVREAQILGRPVAVTRFPTSAGHLEDGVDGLIIPNEEEGAAVELFRLLNDAARLESLSAECRRRDYGNRDEILKLEELI from the coding sequence ATGAAACGTATCTTTATAGCTATTCAGTACATGGAGCTGGGGGGAGCGGAACGCGCCCTCCTGGGGCTGCTGGACGCGCTGGACGCCTCCCGCTTCCAGGTGGACCTGTTCGTTTACCGCCATTCCGGGGAGCTGATGCCGCTGATTCCGTCCAAGGTGAACCTGCTGCCGGAGCTGCCCGCCTACCGCGCCATTTCCCGGCCTCTGAAAGATATTCTGCTGGAAGGGAAGCTGGGCATTGCCGGAGCGCGCCTGTGGGCCAAATGGCGCTCCGCAAGGTTTGGAAAGCGGCTGGACGGCCCGGAAAACTACGCCGTCTTTGACGATGCGGCGGCGGCGGTCTCCCCCTTCCTCCCCTCCCTGAAGAAGCTGGGCGTGTACGATCTTGCCATCAGCTTCCTGACGCCCCACCGCATCGTTCGGGACAAGGTGCGCGCCCGCAGGAAAATAGCCTGGATTCATACGGACTACTCTTCCATAGGCATCAATGTGGAACGGGAACTTCCGGTGTGGCGCGCTTATGACCACATCATCTCCATCTCCCCGCAGGCGGGAAGGGGCTTCCTGTCCCGCTTCCCGGAGCTGGAAGGCAGGCTGGTGCAGATGGAAAACATCGTTTCCCCGGAAGCGGTGCGGGAGCAGGCGGCGCTGGAGGACGTCTCCGGCGTGATGGGCGGCTCCCCCTGCCTGTGCACCGTGGGAAGGTTTTCCCATGCCAAGGGGATGGACCGCGCCGTCAGGCTGGCCGCGCGCCTTGTGGGCCTGGGCATGGAGCGGCTCCGCTGGCATCTCATCGGCTACGGGGATGAAGCGTCCCTGCGCCGGGAAATAAGAGACTGCGGCATGGAGGAGCACGTCATCATTCTGGGGAAGAAGGCCAATCCCTACCCGTATATGGCTGCCTGCGACCTGTACGTCCAGCCGTCCCGGTATGAAGGAAAGGCCGTGGCGGTGAGGGAGGCGCAGATTCTGGGGCGCCCCGTGGCGGTCACCCGGTTCCCGACCTCTGCCGGGCATCTGGAAGACGGCGTGGACGGCCTGATTATTCCGAATGAGGAGGAGGGCGCCGCCGTGGAGCTGTTCCGCCTGCTGAACGACGCCGCGCGTCTGGAAAGCCTCTCTGCGGAATGCCGCAGGAGGGACTACGGCAACCGTGATGAAATCCTGAAACTGGAGGAATTGATCTGA
- a CDS encoding glycosyltransferase family 4 protein → MGRRLLYITNGIAGAGGLERVLSVRTRLLAEKYGDEIHVLTLNEEGREPFYDFFPGIRLHDVRMQGGPAARLTAWARGIREAVRKVRPDVIAVCDDGFKGFWIPFLVKGFRCPVVYERHVSRLIQAEGKKFPVLMGVEFAAMRLLGGMFSRFVVLTPGNREEWPMDNVEVIPNPLPFYPDVPSSGQERRVIAVGKISPQKNYGALLRAWKEVHGKFPDWKLDLFGAEKDGGELRKEIRAAGLEGCFLLHPPTREIMREYLASSICAMSSRYEGFGMMLAEAMACGVPCVAFDCPRGPGDIIRHGEDGLLAEAGNVPELASALERLMGDDALRASMAAKTRENVKRYAAETVAARWDALFTRVLEEKKGGRS, encoded by the coding sequence ATGGGAAGACGCCTGCTGTACATCACCAATGGAATTGCCGGAGCGGGAGGGCTGGAGCGCGTGCTCTCCGTCCGCACACGCCTGCTTGCGGAAAAATACGGGGATGAAATCCACGTGCTGACGCTGAACGAAGAGGGCAGGGAGCCCTTTTACGACTTTTTCCCGGGCATTCGCCTTCATGACGTGCGCATGCAGGGCGGCCCCGCCGCCCGTTTGACGGCCTGGGCGCGCGGAATCAGGGAGGCGGTGCGCAAGGTACGCCCGGACGTGATAGCCGTCTGTGACGACGGGTTCAAGGGATTCTGGATTCCCTTTCTGGTGAAGGGGTTCCGGTGCCCGGTGGTTTATGAACGCCATGTGTCCCGGCTGATTCAGGCGGAAGGGAAGAAATTCCCGGTCCTCATGGGTGTGGAATTTGCCGCCATGCGCCTGCTGGGGGGAATGTTCTCCCGCTTTGTGGTGCTCACCCCCGGAAACAGGGAGGAATGGCCCATGGACAATGTGGAGGTGATTCCCAATCCGCTGCCGTTTTATCCGGATGTTCCTTCTTCCGGGCAGGAAAGGCGGGTGATTGCCGTCGGCAAGATTTCTCCCCAGAAAAATTATGGGGCGCTGCTCCGTGCATGGAAGGAAGTACACGGAAAATTCCCGGATTGGAAACTGGATTTGTTCGGAGCGGAAAAGGACGGAGGAGAACTGAGAAAAGAAATACGGGCCGCAGGGCTGGAAGGGTGCTTCCTGCTGCATCCGCCCACGCGGGAAATCATGCGGGAGTACCTGGCCTCTTCCATCTGTGCGATGTCTTCCCGCTATGAAGGATTCGGCATGATGCTGGCGGAGGCGATGGCGTGCGGCGTGCCGTGCGTGGCCTTTGACTGCCCCCGCGGTCCCGGGGACATTATCCGCCACGGGGAGGACGGCCTGCTGGCGGAAGCGGGGAACGTTCCGGAACTGGCCTCCGCGCTGGAACGCCTGATGGGGGATGACGCGTTGCGCGCCTCCATGGCCGCGAAGACGCGGGAGAATGTGAAGCGCTACGCGGCGGAGACGGTGGCGGCCCGGTGGGATGCCCTGTTCACCCGCGTGCTGGAAGAAAAGAAGGGAGGCCGTTCATGA
- a CDS encoding glycosyltransferase family 2 protein: MISVIVPVYNAEAYLSRCMESILNQTYRNIQVICVNDGSTDGTGGMLEELARRDDRVKVVCRTNSGLSASRNAGLELAEGEYVMFVDADDWLDGHACADAVEAMERREADIVFWSYAREYETASSPVRFWPEERVFEGEAMVWLRNRLLGPDGAELACPERLDSYGTAWGKLYRRALFREGKASFVDTALIGSAEDVLCNLSLFGAARRAVYIPTTFYHYRKTAAGALTKRYKPALTIQWEELFRRMVRHVQENGASPEAERALRNRRAVSLIFLGLNICDAPGSALVKCGMLRTLLKRDWCRAAVKSLPLAPLPPHWKVFFLNAKLGFVPGLYLLLAAIKRILAK, translated from the coding sequence ATGATTTCCGTCATTGTTCCCGTTTATAATGCGGAGGCCTACCTGTCCCGCTGCATGGAAAGCATTCTGAACCAGACGTACCGGAACATCCAGGTGATCTGCGTGAATGACGGCTCCACGGACGGCACCGGGGGGATGCTGGAAGAATTGGCCCGCAGGGATGACCGTGTGAAGGTGGTTTGCCGCACGAACTCCGGGCTTTCCGCCTCCCGCAATGCCGGGCTGGAACTGGCGGAGGGGGAATATGTGATGTTTGTGGACGCGGACGACTGGCTGGACGGGCATGCGTGCGCGGACGCCGTGGAAGCCATGGAGCGGCGGGAAGCGGACATCGTCTTCTGGAGCTATGCCAGGGAATATGAAACGGCTTCCTCCCCGGTGCGGTTCTGGCCGGAGGAACGGGTATTTGAAGGGGAAGCCATGGTCTGGCTGAGGAACAGGCTTCTGGGGCCGGACGGGGCCGAACTGGCTTGTCCGGAACGGCTGGATTCCTACGGCACGGCCTGGGGCAAGCTTTACAGGCGCGCCCTGTTCCGGGAGGGGAAGGCGTCCTTTGTGGATACGGCCCTCATCGGCTCCGCGGAAGACGTGCTATGCAACCTTTCCCTGTTTGGCGCGGCCCGCAGGGCGGTGTATATCCCCACCACCTTCTACCATTACAGGAAGACGGCGGCGGGAGCCCTGACCAAGCGGTACAAGCCTGCTCTGACCATCCAGTGGGAGGAACTCTTCCGGAGGATGGTCCGGCATGTGCAGGAAAACGGGGCCTCTCCGGAGGCTGAACGCGCGTTGCGGAACCGCAGGGCCGTTTCCCTCATTTTCCTGGGCCTGAACATCTGCGACGCCCCGGGGTCCGCCCTGGTGAAATGCGGCATGCTCCGTACCCTCCTGAAACGGGACTGGTGCCGGGCGGCGGTGAAAAGCCTGCCCCTGGCCCCCCTGCCGCCGCACTGGAAGGTGTTTTTCCTGAACGCGAAACTGGGCTTTGTGCCCGGTTTGTACCTGCTTCTCGCAGCCATTAAACGAATCCTGGCAAAATGA
- a CDS encoding glycosyltransferase: MNPQRVLMVFTIMNRGGAETMVMNYYRHIDRSRLQFDFLVHREAPGIYEEEIRSLGGRIYRLPPITLSGLAEYRKKVAEFFDAHPEYRLVHGHCSELGYWVYREAAARKLPFIAAHAHSSPLGVDRNSLQRFLLKHLMRPYLTHRFTCNELCGCWLFGRRGVRDAIVVRNAIDAEKFRYSPEVREQVRKKMGWDGKLVVGHTGNFSWPKNHEFLLRVFRALLAVQPESLLVLVGSGGEGEEKIRAEARNPEWGGKVRLLGGRDDVAALLQGMDVFAFPSWFEGFGIAMLEAQAAGLPVVASDRVPEDGAVAPGHVNFLSLREPLGAWVEKILEITDGWRRTDTSEAVRAAGLDIVHNAEKLQEIYLEQGGGA; this comes from the coding sequence ATGAATCCTCAACGTGTGCTCATGGTATTCACCATTATGAACCGCGGCGGCGCGGAAACGATGGTGATGAATTATTACCGCCATATCGACCGCAGCAGGCTCCAGTTTGACTTTCTGGTGCACCGGGAGGCTCCCGGCATTTATGAAGAGGAGATACGGAGCCTGGGCGGCAGGATTTACAGGCTGCCCCCCATTACCCTGTCCGGCCTGGCGGAGTACCGGAAGAAGGTGGCGGAGTTTTTTGACGCGCACCCGGAATACAGGCTGGTGCACGGCCATTGTTCCGAGCTGGGCTACTGGGTATACCGGGAAGCGGCGGCGCGGAAGCTCCCCTTCATTGCGGCGCATGCCCACAGCTCCCCGCTGGGGGTGGACAGGAACTCGCTCCAGCGGTTCCTGCTGAAGCACCTCATGCGCCCGTACCTGACGCACCGGTTCACATGCAATGAACTGTGCGGCTGCTGGCTGTTCGGGCGGCGGGGCGTGCGGGACGCCATTGTGGTGCGGAATGCCATTGATGCGGAAAAATTCAGGTACTCCCCGGAAGTGCGGGAGCAGGTGAGGAAGAAAATGGGGTGGGATGGAAAGCTGGTGGTGGGTCATACGGGCAATTTCTCTTGGCCCAAGAATCATGAATTCCTGCTGCGCGTGTTCCGCGCCCTGCTGGCCGTGCAGCCGGAATCCCTGCTGGTGCTGGTGGGAAGCGGCGGGGAAGGGGAGGAAAAGATACGGGCGGAAGCGCGGAACCCGGAGTGGGGCGGGAAAGTCCGCCTGCTGGGCGGCAGGGATGACGTGGCCGCCCTGTTGCAGGGGATGGATGTCTTTGCGTTCCCCTCCTGGTTTGAAGGCTTCGGCATTGCCATGCTGGAGGCGCAGGCCGCCGGACTGCCCGTGGTGGCCTCCGACCGGGTGCCGGAAGACGGCGCGGTGGCGCCGGGCCATGTGAACTTTCTTTCCCTCAGGGAACCCCTCGGCGCGTGGGTGGAAAAAATCCTGGAAATAACGGACGGCTGGCGCCGCACGGACACCTCGGAAGCCGTTCGGGCGGCCGGGCTGGACATCGTCCATAACGCGGAAAAGCTTCAGGAAATTTATCTGGAACAGGGAGGTGGGGCATGA